A stretch of Labrus mixtus chromosome 7, fLabMix1.1, whole genome shotgun sequence DNA encodes these proteins:
- the srgap2 gene encoding SLIT-ROBO Rho GTPase-activating protein 2 isoform X4, whose translation MEDKTIRFLFGQRCKEIRAQLVEQLKCLDQQCELRVQLLQDLQDFFRKKAEIEVDYSRNLEKLAERFLTKTRSTKDHLLKKEQSILSPVNCWNLLLLQVKRESRDHATLSDLYLNNIIPRFAQISEDSGRLFKKSKEVGVQLQEDLMKVLNELYTVMKTYHMYNTDSINAESKLKEAEKQEEKQMGRSDRQTPRSPDTLASIKADEKPVRRSSVKKIEKMKEKRQAKYTENRLKAIKARNEYLLALEATNSCVFKYYIHDLSDIIDCCDLGYHASLHRALRTYLSAEQNVEMSKHSGLETLEGSAESLEPNGDKQKLMETYNNVFCPPARFDFQSHMGDTMGMMCAQQPVESELIQRCQQLQSRLSTLKIENEEVKKTMEATLSTITDMVGVEDYDVSDCFHHSNSMESVKSTFSESYLSKPSLAKRRANQQETEQFYFTKLKEFLEGRNLITKLEAKHDLIEKTLGESQKTDCCLASGRRNSSVRKQDSGEAIPLMVESCIRFISRHGLQHEGIFRVSGSQVEVNDIKNAFERGEDPLAGDQNDHDMDSIAGVLKLYFRGLDQALFPKEVFHDVISCVSMESLQERAVHIKKVLQSLPRKTLIIMRYLFSFLNYLSQYSEENMMDPYNLAICFGPTLMSVPEGHDQVSCQAHVNELIKTIIIHHDTIFPGLQDLQGPVYIIPGTGDDFCEPPLVEEPAPDTVSVRHNSEDGSLAVSESDPIEAIARFDYTGRTPRELSFKKGASLLLYQRASDDWWEGRHNGADGLVPHQYIVVQEMSDGGRGSPKPDVDSRDLLEERVSTRGSAASPTGAHVADIYLANLNKLRKRPESGSIRRTFRGSESESTSPGTSGGGGGGGGGGGVRTASLPVGGALVKESGDKRPVSAHSILNSVTRHSSLKTKVESPQLRKTTTAGRSKSFSNHRPLDPEVFTQVEHSSQDLDATMSSGLTEISKLERQSTSKHTHTPDVVLDTLEQLKGVGGGGGGGASEPSSPLHSRLLRDSEGGSSHAHPLQRSASSASDVPSSFRQSKSQPRSPLPSATSPSLSSSSLSSSVPSFRELRPPATRPKPVVFPKGGGGSGSPAMGSPTSTVPPTPPPPPAGHTHSLPSTPPPPPQPQSNDKSCPA comes from the exons ATGGAGGACAAAACCATCCGCTTTCTCTTCGGCCAGCGCTGTAAAG AGATCCGTGCCCAGCTGGTGGAGCAGCTCAAGTGTCTGGACCAGCAGTGTGAGCTGAGggtgcagctgctgcaggacctGCAGGACTTCTTCAGGAAGAAAGCCGAGATTGAGGTGGACTACAGCCGCAACCTGGAGAAGCTGGCCGAGAGGTTCCTCACCAAGACGCGTAGCACCAAGGACCATTTACTCaa gaaggAGCAAAGCATTTTATCCCCTGTGAACTGCTGGAACCTCTTGCTGCTtcaggtgaagagggagagCCGCGACCATGCCACTCTGTCCGACCTCTACCTCAACAACATCATCCCGCGCTTTGCACAGATCAGCGAGGACTCAGGACGCCTCTTCAAGAAg agTAAAGAGGTTGGTGTGCAGCTGCAAGAGGACCTGATGAAAGTTCTTAATGAGCTTTACACG GTGATGAAGACGTACCACATGTACAACACTGACAGCATCAACGCCGAGTCCAAGCTGAAGGAGGCggagaaacaggaggagaagCAGATGGGACGCTCCGACCGCCAGACGCCGCGCTCCCCCGACACCTTGGCCAGCATCAAGGCCGACGAGAAGCCCGTGCGGCGCTCCAGCGTCAAAAAGATCgagaagatgaaggagaag AGACAAGCAAAGTACACAGAGAACAGGCTGAAGGCCATCAAAGCCAGGAACGAGTACCTGCTCGCACTCGAAGCCACCAACAGCTGCGTCTTCAAATATTACATCCACGACCTCTCTGACATCATCGAT tgcTGTGATCTTGGCTACCATGCCAGCTTGCACCGTGCCCTGAGGACCTACCTGTCTGCAGAGCAGAACGTGGAGATGTCCAAACACTCGGGCCTGGAGACACTGGAGGGATCTGCAGAGAGTCTGGAGCCCAACGGGGATAAACAAAAGCTGATGGAAACCTACAACAACGTTTTCTGCCCCCCAGCTCGCTTCGACTTTCAGTCCCACATGGGAGACACG ATGGGCATGATGTGTGCACAGCAGCCGGTGGAGAGTGAACTAATCCAGAGATGTCAGCAGCTGCAGTCCCGCCTTTCCACGCTGAAAATAGAGAATGAAGAG GTGAAGAAGACCATGGAAGCAACTCTTTCCACCATCACGGACATGGTGGGGGTGGAGGACTACGACGTCTCCGATTGCTTCCATCACAGCAACAGCATGGAGTCGGTCAAGTCCACCTTCAGCGAATCATATCTCAGCAAGCCCAGCCTGGCCAAACGACGAGCCAATCAGCAGGAGACGGAGCAGTTTTACTTCACG AAGCTGAAGGAGTTTCTGGAGGGCAGGAACCTGATCACAAAGCTGGAGGCCAAGCACGACCTGATTGAGAAGACcctgggagaga GTCAGAAGACTGACTGTTGCCTTGCCAG TGGACGGAGAAACTCGTCGGTAAGGAAGCAG GACTCGGGTGAAGCCATTCCTCTGATGGTGGAGAGCTGCATCCGCTTCATCAGTCGCCATG gtctgcAGCATGAGGGCATCTTCAGAGTTTCAGGCTCTCAGGTGGAAGTCAATGACATCAAAAATGCCTTTGAGAGAG GTGAAGACCCTCTGGCAGGGGACCAGAACGACCACGACATGGACTCCATCGCTGGCGTTCTGAAGCTTTACTTTAGAGGACTGGACCAAGCCCTTTTCCCTAAGGAAGTCTTCCATGATGTCATATCCTGCGTCT ccATGGAGAGTCTGCAGGAGCGAGCTGTCCACATAAAGAAAGTCCTGCAATCCCTGCCGAGGAAAACCCTCATTATTATGAGATACTTATTTTCCTTCCTTAACTA TCTCTCCCAGTACAGCGAGGAGAACATGATGGACCCCTACAACCTAGCCATCTGCTTCGGCCCCACCCTGATGTCTGTCCCCGAGGGCCACGACCAAGTCTCCTGCCAGGCCCACGTCAATGAGCTCattaaaaccatcatcatccaCCATGACACCATCTTCCCTGGACTGCAGGACCTTCAGGGCCCCGTCTACATCATCCCCGGGACTGGAGACGACTTCTG TGAGCCCCCCCTAGTGGAAGAGCCTGCGCCTGATACCGTCTCTGTCCGTCACAACAGTGAagatg GCTCCTTGGCTGTTTCAGAGTCTGATCCCATCGAAGCCATCGCTCGGTTTGACTACACCGGCCGTACTCCTCGAGAGCTTTCATTCAAGAAGGGAGCATCTCTGCTCCTGTACCAGCGAGCTTCTGATGACTGGTGGGAAGGAAGGCATAACGGAGCGGACGGACTGGTGCCGCACCAGTACATTGTGGTTCAAGAAAT GTCTGACGGAGGAAGGGGAAGTCCAAAGCCTGATGTGGACAGCAGGGACCTGCTGGAGGAGAGGGTGTCTACTCGAGGCAGTGCTGCCTCTCCTACTGGAGCTCATGTGGCTGATATCTACCTGGCCAACCTGAACAA GTTAAGGAAACGTCCGGAGTCTGGAAGTATCCGCAGAACGTTCCGTGGCTCAGAGAGTGAGAGCACCAGTCCAGGAAccagcggaggaggaggaggaggaggaggaggaggaggagtgagaacGGCTTCTCTTCCTGTTGGTGGGGCTCTGGTCAAAGAAAGTGGAGACAAACGGCCCGTCAGTGCTCACAGCATCCTCAACTCGGTCACCCGTCACTCCTCTCTGAAGACCAAG GTGGAGAGTCCACAGTTACGCAAGACAACAACAGCAGGACGCTCTAAAAGCTTTAGCAACCACAGACCACTGGATCCTGAAGTGTTTACTCAGGTGGAGCACAGCTCACAG GACTTGGACGCCACGATGAGCTCTGGGCTGACTGAGATCAGTAAGCTGGAGAGACAGAGcacctccaaacacacacacacccctgacGTCGTCCTGGACACGCTGGAGCAGCTGAAAGGTgtgggtggaggaggtggaggtggagcgTCGGAGCCCTCCAGCCCGCTCCACTCCCGTCTGCTAAGAGACAGCGAGGGGGGCTCCTCGCACGCCCACCCGCTTCAGCGCAGCGCCTCCTCCGCCAGCGATGTGCCTTCCTCCTTCCGCCAGTCGAAGAGCCAGCCGCGGAGCCCCTTGCCCTCTGccacctccccctctctctcctcttcctccctctcctcctctgtaccTTCTTTCAGAGAGCTGCGACCCCCAGCGACTCGGCCCAAGCCAGTGGTGTTCCCAAAAGGCGGAGGAGGAAGTGGGAGCCCAGCAATGGGTTCCCCAACCTCTACAGTTCCCcctacacctcctcctcctcctgcaggccacacacactctctccctagcacccctcctccaccacctcaaCCCCAATCTAATGACAAATCCTGCCCAGCTTAG